The Lycium barbarum isolate Lr01 chromosome 12, ASM1917538v2, whole genome shotgun sequence genome includes a region encoding these proteins:
- the LOC132624940 gene encoding amino acid permease 6-like, translated as MAPEFHKNTVSLPMELESGDVQENFDDDGREKRTGTLLTASAHIITAVIGSGVLSLAWAIAQLGWVAGPAALFAFSFITYFTSTLLADCYRSPGPVTGERNYTYTDVVRSHLGGVKVTLCGIAQYANLVGVTIGYTITASISMVAVQRSNCFHKNGHEASCSIENYPYMIIFAVIQIILSQIPNFHKLSWLSILAAVMSFAYASIGLGLSIAKVAGVGHHVKTSLTGVVVGVDVSESEKVWKSFQAIGDIAFAYAYSTVLIEIQDTLRSSPPESKVMKRASLAGVSTTTLFYILCGTIGYAAFGNKAPGNFLTGFGFYEPFWLIDFANVCIAIHLIGAYQVFCQPLYGFVEARCSQRWPDSKFINSEHAVQVPSCGATYSINLFRLVWRTTYVVVTTVIAMIFPFFNDFLGLIGAASFYPLTVYFPIEMHISQRKIPKYSFKWVWLKILSWTCLIVSLVAAAGSIKGLAADVKHYKPFSTQQ; from the coding sequence ATGGCACCCGAGTTTCACAAGAACACCGTATCCTTGCCAATGGAGCTCGAAAGTGGAGACGTTCAAGAAAACTTTGATGATGATGGACGCGAAAAAAGAACAGGGACTTTGTTGACTGCAAGTGCACATATTATTACCGCTGTTATTGGTTCTGGAGTGCTATCTCTAGCATGGGCAATAGCACAATTAGGATGGGTGGCTGGTCCTGCTGCTCTCTTTGCTTTTTCTTTCATCACTTACTTCACTTCTACACTTCTTGCCGACTGTTATCGTTCCCCGGGCCCTGTTACTGGTGAGAGAAACTATACTTACACGGACGTCGTCCGCTCTCACTTAGGAGGTGTGAAGGTGACACTCTGTGGAATTGCACAATATGCTAACCTTGTCGGAGTTACCATTGGATACACAATAACAGCATCTATTAGTATGGTGGCGGTACAGAGGTCAAATTGTTTTCACAAAAATGGCCACGAAGCTAGCTGCTCAATTGAGAATTACCCGTATATGATCATATTTGCAGTGATTCAAATAATTCTTAGCCAAATACCAAACTTTCACAAGCTCTCATGGCTATCAATTCTTGCTGCTGTTATGTCTTTTGCTTACGCTTCTATTGGTCTTGGACTCTCCATAGCCAAAGTTGCAGGTGTGGGGCACCATGTAAAGACAAGCCTAACAGGGGTGGTAGTTGGGGTGGACGTATCTGAATCAGAGAAAGTATGGAAAAGCTTCCAAGCCATTGGAGATATTGCATTTGCCTATGCTTATTCCACCGTTCTCATTGAAATACAGGACACACTGAGATCATCACCTCCAGAAAGCAAGGTAATGAAGAGAGCATCACTAGCTGGAGTTTCCACCACAACCTTGTTCTATATACTATGTGGTACCATTGGCTATGCAGCCTTTGGAAACAAAGCTCCAGGAAATTTCCTAACTGGTTTTGGTTTCTATGAACCCTTTTGGCTTATTGACTTCGCCAATGTCTGCATTGCCATCCACCTTATCGGAGCTTACCAGGTTTTCTGCCAACCATTATATGGGTTTGTGGAGGCTCGATGCAGCCAGCGATGGCCAGACAGCAAATTCATCAACTCTGAACACGCTGTGCAAGTTCCAAGCTGTGGCGCTACTTACAGCATCAACTTGTTCAGGTTGGTATGGAGAACAACATATGTTGTAGTGACAACCGTGATTGCCATGATATTCCCATTCTTCAATGACTTCTTGGGTTTGATCGGGGCAGCATCGTTCTATCCATTAACCGTCTACTTCCCAATAGAGATGCACATTTCCCAGAGAAAGATACCAAAGTATTCTTTCAAATGGGTATGGCTGAAAATACTGAGCTGGACTTGTCTCATCGTATCACTTGTTGCAGCCGCTGGATCTATCAAGGGTCTTGCCGCTGATGTCAAGCATTACAAGCCTTTCTCAACTCAACAATAA
- the LOC132621956 gene encoding leucine-rich repeat extensin-like protein 5, whose product MTVSCCFLFCLLIFSGTSIADKPPTEAIRKIKKLAFQEEDIAISPSMYSNQLDVPIINPTTPGSTNPNPNPSPDPTMDSPPSPSTTQPITNPSPYTNPNPNPSPYMNPNPNPSPNMNPNPSPSTNPNPNPSPSTNPNPNPSPSTDPNPNPSPSTNPNPNPNPGNNPGPSTGGTWCVASSSASPTALQTALDYACGFGGADCSTIQSGGSCYNPNTIKDHASYAFNDYYQKNPAPTSCDFGGTAQITNTDPSSGSCHYASSKSTPTTPPTMPPPTPPSTMTPVNPYTPGGPPSGFGSEPTDYGLEPTGSPNGADNLSSNLQFIFAVASFMVAVTATHF is encoded by the exons ATGACAGTTTCTTGCTGTTTCCTCTTTTGTCTTCTGATATTTTCAG GTACAAGCATTGCAGACAAGCCTCCCACAGAAGCCATCAGGAAAATTAAAAAACTAGCATTCCAAGAAGAGGACATTGCCATTTCACCTTCCATGTATTCTAACCAGCTAGATGTTCCCATTATTAATCCAACAACCCCAGGTTCAACAAATCCAAACCCGAATCCTAGTCCAGACCCAACGATGGATAGTCCCCCGTCACCATCTACCACACAGCCGATCACAAATCCTAGCCCATACACGAATCCCAACCCGAACCCAAGCCCATACATGAATCCTAACCCGAACCCAAGCCCGAACATGAATCCAAACCCAAGCCCGAGCACGAATCCAAACCCAAACCCAAGCCCGAGCACGAATCCAAACCCAAACCCAAGCCCGAGCACGGATCCAAACCCGAACCCAAGCCCGAGCACAAATCCTAACCCAAACCCAAATCCGGGCAACAATCCGGGGCCATCTACTGGGGGTACTTGGTGTGTAGCCAGCTCCTCTGCTTCACCAACTGCTCTTCAAACAGCACTGGACTATGCTTGTGGCTTTGGAGGTGCAGATTGTTCAACTATTCAGTCTGGAGGAAGCTGCTATAATCCAAACACAATTAAAGACCATGCTTCTTATGCTTTCAATGACTACTACCAAAAAAATCCAGCTCCCACAAGCTGTGATTTCGGAGGAACAGCACAAATTACTAATACTGATCCAA GCTCTGGCAGTTGTCACTATGCATCATCAAAATCAACCCCCACCACACCCCCTACCATGCCACCTCCAACTCCTCCTAG CACAATGACGCCAGTAAATCCCTACACACCAGGTGGACCTCCGAGTGGTTTTGGTTCAGAACCAACAGATTATGGTTTAGAACCAACGGGCAGTCCCAATGGAGCAGATAACTTATCAAGCAACCTCCAGTTTATCTTCGCCGTGGCCTCTTTCATGGTGGCAGTTACAGCAACTCATTTCTAA
- the LOC132621957 gene encoding cold-regulated 413 inner membrane protein 2, chloroplastic-like, whose translation MMSLSLSLSSPTCHFASYNKQQICALRSPQSHQTKISQPKLQPSSSFLGYNPFRVSIDLSGEMKRKRSGGVVCYASAALAPRNLQWVCAISSFVLMVAKGTGIHKSFLVPLFALQAPTAVVSWIQGEYGLWSAFLALIARLFFSFPGELELPFIAFLMVIVAPYQVANLRGTKEGVILSLVIAAYLGFQHFTRAGSLQKVFDQGSIIATLAIICIVATPCLLLI comes from the exons ATGATGTCCCTTTCTCTTTCTCTGTCTTCTCCTACATGCCATTTTGCTTCATACAATAAGCAGCAGATATGCGCTTTGAGATCTCCTCAATCTCATCAGACTAAGATTTCTCAGCCAAAGTTGCAGCCAAGTTCCAGTTTTCTTGGCTATAACCCTTTCAG AGTTTCAATTGATTTAAGTGGAGAGATGAAGAGGAAGAGAAGTGGAGGAGTGGTTTGTTATGCTTCTGCAGCTCTTGCTCCTAGAAATCTACAGTGGGTCTGTGCTATTTCCTCTTT TGTGCTCATGGTTGCGAAGGGCACTGGTATTCACAAGTCTTTTCTTGTTCCTTTATTTGCTTTACAAGCTCCTACAGCGGTTGTCTCATGGATCCA GGGTGAATATGGCCTTTGGTCAGCATTTTTGGCACTTATTGCTCGCCTCTTCTTCTCTTTTCCTG GTGAATTGGAATTGCCATTTATAGCATTCTTGATGGTAATTGTGGCTCCTTATCAAGTTGCAAATCTAAG GGGGACAAAGGAAGGTGTTATTCTTTCCTTGGTTATAGCAGCTTATTTGGGTTTTCAGCATTTCACACGTGCTGGCAGCTTGCAGAAGGTGTTTGATCAAGGTTCAATTATTGCCACCCTAGCCATCATTTGTATTGTCGCTACGCCATGTTTGCTCTTGATTTGA